A genomic stretch from Cellulomonas sp. KRMCY2 includes:
- the pfkB gene encoding 1-phosphofructokinase yields MIITVTLNPSLDRTVEVDHLVRGEVLRARGTHLHPGGKGVNVTRALLANGVPSRAVLPIAGSDGQQLVELLAAERVDAVIVPVSGRTRSNITIAEGDGTVTKINEPGAALTAEELELVVARALADSHPGGWVVLCGSLPPGVPADQYAQMTRRLADAGVRVAVDTSGPALAYAVTAEPDLIKPNAEELAAAVGRPLSSRADVVAAARQLRDAGARRVLVSLGSAGALLVDDDGVAVGESIALTPRSSVGAGDAFLAGFLAAERSAGHGRAALATALAWGAAAVQLPGSQMPGPADIDPGAAHVLPAEDLDARLDEPLVGTG; encoded by the coding sequence ATGATCATCACCGTCACGCTCAACCCGAGCCTCGACCGCACCGTCGAGGTGGACCACCTCGTCCGGGGCGAGGTCCTGCGCGCACGTGGCACGCACCTGCACCCCGGTGGCAAGGGCGTCAACGTCACCCGGGCCCTGCTCGCCAACGGTGTCCCGAGCCGCGCCGTCCTGCCGATCGCCGGCTCGGACGGCCAGCAGCTCGTCGAGCTGCTGGCCGCCGAGCGGGTGGATGCCGTGATCGTGCCGGTCTCCGGGCGGACCCGGTCGAACATCACGATCGCCGAGGGCGACGGCACCGTCACCAAGATCAACGAACCCGGTGCGGCGCTGACGGCCGAGGAGCTGGAGCTCGTGGTCGCGCGCGCGCTGGCCGACTCCCACCCGGGCGGCTGGGTCGTCCTGTGCGGCAGCCTGCCGCCGGGTGTGCCGGCCGACCAGTACGCGCAGATGACGCGCCGGCTCGCCGACGCGGGAGTCCGCGTCGCGGTGGACACCAGCGGTCCCGCACTGGCCTACGCCGTGACCGCGGAACCCGACCTGATCAAGCCGAACGCCGAGGAGCTGGCCGCTGCCGTCGGCCGCCCGCTGTCGTCCCGGGCCGACGTCGTCGCCGCGGCACGACAGCTGCGGGACGCCGGCGCGCGACGCGTGCTCGTGAGTCTCGGCTCGGCCGGCGCCCTGCTCGTGGACGACGACGGCGTCGCCGTCGGGGAGTCGATCGCGCTCACCCCGCGCAGCAGCGTGGGGGCAGGTGACGCCTTCCTCGCGGGGTTCCTGGCGGCCGAGCGGTCCGCCGGGCACGGCCGCGCGGCCCTGGCCACGGCCCTGGCCTGGGGCGCCGCCGCCGTCCAGCTCCCGGGCAGCCAGATGCCCGGACCCGCTGACATCGACCCGGGAGCCGCGCACGTGCTCCCGGCCGAGGATCTCGACGCACGGCTCGACGAGCCGCTCGTCGGCACGGGGTGA
- a CDS encoding PTS fructose transporter subunit IIC, whose product MKFVAVSSCPTGIAHTYMAAEALEQAALAAGHECVVETQGAAGSTPLDPAIIAAADGVIFAADLEVQDKGRFAGKPTVDVGVKKAVHDAPGVIAAAVEAVKAAPAGTAGSVAAAPAAPVRQVGTATRIRQYLMTGVSYMIPFVAAGGILIAVGFLLASVAWGKDGAIAVTAVVDGFDGGAFTSWISDGFSLGSLQSWAVLLFWIGKWAFSFLVPALSAYIAYAIADRPGIVPGFVGGFAAGLVGAGFLGGIATGFLAGFVALWISRWKVAKGVRGVMPVVVTPLLSVMVVGVATALVIGPPMKAVNDGLTSWLNGLGTSALVPLGIVLGLMMCFDLGGPVNKVAYVFATTGLANAATSSDKPAVIMAAVMAAGMVPPLAIALATVVRPRMFSEAERESGKSAWLLGASFISEGAIPFAAADPVRMIPSFMLGGAVTGGLSMAFGSGILAPHGGVWVSALANKPVLFLLALLVGMVVSAVALVLAKSIGRNPDESVLESVESVAALTGAR is encoded by the coding sequence ATGAAGTTCGTCGCGGTCTCGTCATGCCCCACAGGTATCGCTCACACCTACATGGCCGCCGAGGCACTCGAGCAGGCGGCCCTCGCAGCCGGCCACGAGTGCGTCGTCGAGACCCAGGGTGCGGCCGGCTCGACCCCGCTCGACCCGGCGATCATCGCCGCGGCCGACGGCGTCATCTTCGCTGCGGATCTCGAGGTCCAGGACAAGGGTCGTTTCGCCGGCAAGCCGACGGTCGACGTCGGCGTCAAGAAGGCCGTGCACGACGCACCGGGCGTCATCGCCGCCGCGGTCGAGGCCGTCAAGGCAGCGCCGGCCGGGACAGCGGGCTCGGTCGCCGCCGCTCCCGCCGCGCCGGTGCGGCAGGTCGGCACCGCGACCCGGATCCGCCAGTACCTGATGACCGGTGTCTCGTACATGATCCCGTTCGTCGCCGCCGGCGGCATCCTCATCGCCGTCGGCTTCCTGCTCGCATCGGTCGCCTGGGGCAAGGACGGGGCCATCGCGGTCACCGCCGTCGTGGACGGCTTCGACGGCGGGGCGTTCACCAGCTGGATCTCCGACGGGTTCTCGCTGGGATCCCTGCAGTCCTGGGCCGTGCTGCTCTTCTGGATCGGCAAGTGGGCCTTCAGCTTCCTGGTGCCGGCGCTCTCCGCGTACATCGCGTACGCGATCGCCGACCGCCCCGGGATCGTTCCCGGGTTCGTCGGCGGGTTCGCTGCCGGCCTGGTCGGTGCGGGCTTCCTCGGCGGTATCGCCACCGGCTTCCTCGCGGGCTTCGTCGCCCTGTGGATCTCCCGGTGGAAGGTCGCCAAGGGCGTGCGCGGTGTCATGCCGGTGGTCGTCACCCCGCTGCTGTCCGTGATGGTCGTCGGCGTCGCGACAGCCCTGGTCATCGGCCCGCCGATGAAGGCCGTCAACGACGGCCTGACCTCCTGGCTGAACGGCCTGGGCACCTCCGCCCTCGTCCCGCTCGGCATCGTGCTCGGCCTGATGATGTGCTTCGACCTCGGCGGACCGGTCAACAAGGTCGCCTACGTCTTCGCCACCACGGGCCTGGCCAACGCCGCGACCAGCAGTGACAAGCCCGCGGTCATCATGGCCGCCGTCATGGCTGCCGGCATGGTCCCGCCGCTGGCGATCGCCCTCGCGACGGTGGTCCGGCCCAGGATGTTCTCCGAGGCGGAGCGCGAGTCCGGGAAGTCCGCCTGGCTGCTCGGTGCGTCGTTCATCTCCGAGGGCGCCATCCCGTTCGCGGCTGCCGACCCCGTCCGGATGATCCCGTCGTTCATGCTCGGTGGCGCCGTCACCGGTGGCCTCTCGATGGCCTTCGGCTCCGGCATCCTCGCCCCGCACGGGGGCGTCTGGGTCTCGGCCCTGGCCAACAAGCCGGTCCTGTTCCTGCTCGCGCTCCTCGTCGGAATGGTCGTCTCGGCTGTCGCGCTGGTCCTGGCGAAGAGCATCGGGCGAAACCCGGACGAGTCCGTCCTCGAGTCCGTGGAGAGCGTCGCTGCTCTCACCGGCGCTCGCTGA
- a CDS encoding PTS mannitol transporter subunit IICB: protein MSDYTPTVTGSGVKATVQRYGGYLAGMVMPNIGAFIAWGLITAIFIEVGWWPQAEIGGYGDYTATNPDVGLTGVGLVGPMITYLLPLLIGFTGGRMVHGNRGGVVGAIATVGVIVGTGSPMFLGAMLIGPAAAWIIKKIDGFVQERTKPGFEMLVDNFTAGIVGGGMAIAGLLAIGPVVDTIMGWAESGVNFLVENSLLPLASLIIEPGKILFLNNAINHGVLTPLGAAESADAGKSILFMLETNPGPGLGILVAFMFFGPRLMRASTPAAIIIHFFGGIHEIYFPYVLMKPQLVVAAIAGGAAGIFTNILTGAGLVASPAPGSIFAYITMSPRGGLLPVLLSVVVATVVSFVVASLLLGLGRGAKAEAEAEQAETDLVAAQAEVAERKAASKAGVTTADAPAPTDTIR, encoded by the coding sequence ATGAGCGACTACACACCTACGGTCACCGGATCGGGGGTGAAGGCCACCGTGCAGCGGTACGGCGGCTACCTCGCCGGCATGGTCATGCCCAACATCGGTGCCTTCATCGCCTGGGGCCTGATCACCGCGATCTTCATCGAGGTGGGCTGGTGGCCGCAGGCCGAGATCGGTGGCTACGGCGACTACACGGCAACCAACCCGGATGTCGGCCTGACCGGCGTCGGCCTGGTCGGACCGATGATCACCTACCTGCTCCCGCTGCTCATCGGCTTCACCGGTGGCCGCATGGTGCACGGCAACCGGGGTGGCGTCGTCGGCGCGATCGCCACGGTCGGCGTCATCGTCGGCACGGGCTCGCCGATGTTCCTCGGCGCCATGCTCATCGGCCCGGCGGCCGCGTGGATCATCAAGAAGATCGACGGCTTCGTCCAGGAGCGCACCAAGCCCGGCTTCGAGATGCTCGTCGACAACTTCACCGCCGGCATCGTCGGCGGCGGTATGGCCATCGCCGGCCTGCTGGCGATCGGCCCCGTCGTCGACACGATCATGGGCTGGGCCGAGTCCGGCGTGAACTTCCTCGTCGAGAACAGCCTGCTGCCGCTCGCCTCGCTCATCATCGAGCCCGGCAAGATCCTGTTCCTCAACAACGCGATCAACCACGGCGTGCTGACCCCGCTCGGTGCGGCGGAGTCCGCGGACGCCGGCAAGTCCATCCTGTTCATGCTCGAGACCAACCCGGGCCCGGGCCTCGGCATCCTGGTCGCGTTCATGTTCTTCGGCCCGCGTCTGATGCGTGCGTCGACCCCGGCCGCGATCATCATCCACTTCTTCGGCGGGATCCACGAGATCTACTTCCCGTACGTCCTGATGAAGCCGCAGCTGGTGGTGGCCGCGATCGCCGGTGGCGCCGCGGGCATCTTCACCAACATCCTGACCGGTGCGGGTCTGGTTGCCTCACCCGCCCCGGGCAGCATCTTCGCCTACATCACGATGTCGCCCCGGGGTGGCCTCCTGCCCGTCCTGCTGAGCGTCGTCGTCGCGACGGTCGTCAGCTTCGTCGTCGCGTCGCTGCTCCTGGGCCTCGGCCGGGGTGCGAAGGCCGAGGCGGAGGCCGAGCAGGCCGAGACCGACCTCGTCGCCGCCCAGGCGGAGGTCGCCGAGCGCAAGGCCGCCTCGAAGGCCGGCGTCACCACGGCGGACGCACCCGCGCCCACCGACACCATCCGCTGA
- the ptsP gene encoding phosphoenolpyruvate--protein phosphotransferase — MSEQSRVLQGVGVGRGAVWGPVARVRPAPTVPANELVPADPAAAKEMVEQAFADVAAGLRAQAGRAAGTLAEVLSATAQMADDRALRKQVLGRIDKGEPPLTALSAVVGDFASMFTSAGGYLAERVTDLVSVRDRVVARCLGVPEPGVPPLERPAVIVAVDLSPADTAALDLEMVLGIVIEQGGPTGHTAIIAGQLGLPCVVRAAGASDLLDGEIVAVDAAAGTVVVGPDAVTKARVEARRVALAALAENLADGATADGHPVALLANIGTAEDAERLTDAAVEGVGLFRTEVLFLGHATAPTEDAQAAAYTRALAAMGGRKVVVRTLDAGADKPLAFVTRAGEENPALGVRGFRLVRAAEDLLLTQLAAIARAAHETGTRPWVMAPMIATVDEAAQFAAMARAVGIEQVGVMVEVPSAALRARDVLAEVDFVSLGTNDLAQYTMATDRLLGDLVDLLDPWQPAVLDLVAATASAGVELGKPVGVCGESAADPVMALLLTGLGVTSLSMSPAAVPGVRFALARHTLAGCQEIAVAARAARTAQQARAVALALVDPEVRDVLALG, encoded by the coding sequence GTGAGTGAGCAGAGCAGGGTGCTCCAGGGCGTCGGCGTCGGTCGCGGCGCGGTCTGGGGTCCGGTGGCCCGGGTCCGTCCGGCGCCGACGGTTCCCGCGAACGAGCTCGTTCCCGCCGACCCCGCGGCGGCGAAGGAGATGGTCGAGCAGGCCTTCGCCGACGTCGCCGCGGGGCTCCGGGCGCAGGCCGGCCGGGCCGCGGGAACGCTTGCCGAGGTCCTCTCGGCGACCGCACAGATGGCAGACGACCGGGCGCTGCGCAAGCAGGTCCTCGGTCGGATCGACAAGGGTGAGCCGCCGCTGACGGCACTGTCGGCGGTGGTCGGGGACTTCGCGTCGATGTTCACCTCAGCGGGTGGGTACCTCGCCGAGCGGGTCACGGACCTGGTCAGCGTGCGCGACCGGGTGGTCGCCCGATGTCTGGGCGTGCCCGAGCCCGGCGTCCCGCCGCTCGAGCGCCCCGCGGTGATCGTGGCCGTCGACCTGTCGCCCGCGGACACCGCTGCGCTCGACCTCGAGATGGTGCTCGGCATCGTGATCGAGCAGGGTGGCCCGACCGGCCACACGGCGATCATCGCCGGCCAGCTGGGACTGCCGTGCGTCGTCCGTGCTGCCGGCGCGTCGGACCTCCTGGACGGCGAGATCGTGGCTGTCGACGCGGCAGCGGGCACCGTCGTCGTCGGGCCCGACGCCGTCACGAAGGCCCGCGTCGAGGCACGGCGGGTCGCGCTCGCGGCGCTGGCCGAGAACCTCGCCGACGGTGCCACGGCTGACGGCCACCCGGTGGCCCTGCTGGCCAACATCGGCACCGCCGAGGATGCCGAGCGGCTCACCGACGCCGCCGTCGAGGGTGTCGGCCTCTTCCGTACCGAGGTCCTCTTCCTGGGCCATGCGACCGCGCCCACCGAGGACGCCCAGGCTGCCGCGTACACCCGGGCGCTGGCCGCGATGGGTGGCCGCAAGGTGGTCGTCCGGACGCTCGATGCGGGGGCGGACAAGCCGCTGGCGTTCGTCACGAGGGCGGGGGAGGAGAACCCGGCCCTCGGGGTCCGCGGCTTCCGGCTCGTCCGGGCGGCCGAGGATCTCCTGCTCACCCAGCTCGCTGCGATCGCCCGAGCCGCGCACGAGACCGGCACCCGGCCGTGGGTGATGGCCCCGATGATCGCGACGGTCGACGAGGCCGCGCAGTTCGCGGCCATGGCGCGGGCGGTCGGGATCGAGCAGGTCGGGGTGATGGTCGAGGTCCCGTCGGCGGCTCTGCGTGCCCGGGACGTGCTCGCGGAGGTCGACTTCGTCTCGCTCGGCACGAACGACCTCGCGCAGTACACGATGGCGACGGACCGGCTGCTCGGCGATCTCGTCGACCTGCTCGACCCGTGGCAGCCGGCGGTGCTCGACCTGGTCGCCGCGACCGCGTCGGCCGGGGTGGAGCTCGGCAAGCCGGTCGGGGTGTGCGGCGAGTCCGCGGCCGATCCCGTGATGGCCCTGCTGCTGACCGGCCTGGGCGTGACCAGTCTGTCCATGTCCCCGGCGGCCGTCCCGGGCGTGCGCTTCGCCCTGGCTCGGCACACCCTCGCCGGCTGCCAGGAGATCGCCGTGGCGGCCCGTGCGGCCAGGACGGCGCAGCAGGCGCGTGCGGTGGCGCTGGCGCTGGTCGACCCCGAGGTCCGCGATGTGCTCGCCCTGGGCTGA
- the pfkB gene encoding 1-phosphofructokinase, which yields MIITVTLNPSLDRTFDTERLLVGEVNRALRTHLDAGGKGINVSRALQQNGIATVAVFPIGGADGPVLVSELERHGVPAHPVPIAGAIRSNVTITVPDGGTTKVNAPGPRIDDDEQARILAAVDEHLRPGTTCVIAAGSLPEGVPTSILSRLAALAAAHHVPFALDTSDAPLAAAVRAGGLAVVKPNEHELAELVGRELHTVGDVRDAAREVVALGTEAVLVSLGAHGALLVTAEACWWAGGDPIVPVSTVGAGDSTLAGYVAADGRAPSERLRTAVAWGRAAVQLPGTEMPRPEQIDLAAVTVVEEPNPSLTLKEL from the coding sequence ATGATCATCACAGTCACGCTCAACCCGAGCCTCGACCGGACGTTCGACACCGAACGGCTCCTGGTCGGCGAGGTGAACCGGGCGCTCCGCACCCACCTGGACGCCGGCGGCAAGGGCATCAACGTCTCGCGCGCGCTCCAGCAGAACGGCATCGCGACGGTCGCCGTGTTCCCGATCGGGGGGGCCGACGGGCCGGTCCTCGTCTCCGAGCTCGAGCGGCACGGCGTCCCGGCGCACCCGGTGCCGATCGCGGGCGCGATCCGGAGCAATGTCACGATCACGGTCCCGGACGGCGGGACCACGAAGGTCAATGCCCCCGGACCCCGGATCGACGACGACGAGCAGGCGCGCATCCTCGCTGCCGTCGACGAGCACCTGCGCCCGGGCACGACCTGCGTGATCGCCGCCGGCAGCCTGCCCGAGGGCGTGCCGACGTCGATCCTCAGCCGGCTCGCAGCCCTCGCGGCCGCCCACCACGTCCCGTTCGCGCTCGACACGTCCGACGCCCCGCTGGCCGCCGCGGTCAGGGCCGGCGGCCTCGCGGTCGTCAAGCCGAACGAGCACGAGCTCGCCGAGCTCGTGGGGCGCGAGCTCCACACGGTCGGCGACGTCCGCGACGCCGCCCGGGAGGTCGTCGCGCTCGGCACGGAGGCGGTGCTGGTGAGCCTGGGTGCGCACGGTGCACTGCTCGTGACCGCCGAGGCCTGCTGGTGGGCAGGCGGCGACCCGATCGTGCCGGTGTCGACAGTGGGCGCCGGGGACTCGACGTTGGCGGGCTACGTCGCCGCCGACGGTCGAGCACCGTCCGAGCGGCTCAGGACGGCGGTGGCCTGGGGCCGCGCCGCCGTCCAGCTCCCGGGGACCGAGATGCCACGCCCCGAGCAGATCGACCTCGCCGCCGTCACGGTCGTCGAGGAGCCCAACCCGAGCCTGACCCTGAAGGAGCTGTGA
- a CDS encoding HPr family phosphocarrier protein — protein MSQRTAVVASRVGLHARPASIFTQAVAASGVDVTIAKPGEEGMDASSILMVMALGAGPGQTVVLEADGPESDRVLDELVVLLETDLDAQ, from the coding sequence ATGTCGCAGCGAACCGCCGTCGTCGCCTCACGCGTGGGACTCCACGCACGGCCGGCCTCGATCTTTACCCAGGCCGTCGCGGCCTCGGGCGTGGACGTGACCATCGCCAAGCCGGGCGAGGAGGGGATGGATGCCTCGAGCATCCTGATGGTCATGGCGCTGGGGGCCGGCCCCGGTCAGACGGTCGTCCTCGAGGCTGACGGGCCGGAGTCCGACCGGGTGCTGGACGAGCTCGTCGTCCTGCTCGAGACCGATCTCGACGCCCAGTAG
- a CDS encoding DeoR/GlpR family DNA-binding transcription regulator, which yields MYATERQQEILSKARLDGRVEVKDLAETLDVTPETVRRDLTLLERRGLLRRMHGGAIPVERLGIEPAVADREGRMAGQKERIAKAALDELPDGGAIILDAGTTTIRLAELLPTDRELTVVTHSLPIAMLLATRTNITLHLLGGTVRGRTLAAVGTWAERAMADVYVDVAFLGTNGITVERGLTTPDLAEAGVKRALVASARRSVVLADHTKFGRTDFAQVAPLSAIDTVITDLDLEPELADEIEAAGPRVVRA from the coding sequence GTGTACGCAACGGAGCGTCAGCAGGAGATCCTCAGCAAGGCCCGCCTCGACGGTCGTGTCGAGGTCAAGGACCTCGCCGAGACGCTCGACGTGACCCCCGAGACGGTGCGTCGGGACCTGACCCTGCTCGAACGCCGGGGCCTGCTCAGGCGGATGCACGGCGGGGCGATCCCGGTCGAGCGGCTGGGCATCGAGCCCGCGGTCGCGGACCGCGAGGGCCGGATGGCGGGCCAGAAGGAGCGGATCGCCAAGGCCGCCCTCGACGAGCTGCCGGACGGTGGCGCGATCATCCTCGACGCGGGCACGACGACGATCCGGCTCGCCGAGCTGCTGCCCACCGACCGCGAGCTGACGGTCGTGACCCACAGCCTGCCGATCGCGATGCTCCTGGCCACCCGGACCAACATCACCCTGCACCTGCTCGGCGGGACCGTCCGCGGCCGGACCCTCGCCGCCGTCGGCACCTGGGCCGAGCGGGCGATGGCCGACGTGTACGTCGACGTGGCCTTCCTCGGCACCAACGGCATCACCGTCGAGCGGGGCCTGACCACCCCCGACCTCGCTGAGGCCGGTGTCAAGCGGGCGCTCGTGGCCTCCGCCCGCCGGAGCGTCGTGCTGGCCGACCACACCAAGTTCGGCCGCACCGACTTCGCGCAGGTCGCCCCGCTGAGCGCGATCGACACGGTCATCACCGACCTCGACCTCGAGCCCGAGCTCGCCGACGAGATCGAGGCAGCCGGCCCGCGGGTGGTGCGCGCATGA
- a CDS encoding PTS sugar transporter subunit IIA, which translates to MSTNPLITPELVALDIVATDRDDVTRQLIDLLAAAGRVTDADGFHADVRAREAQMATGMPGGIGLPHARSEHVTVPSLAVGRVPSGVDFGAPDGPATLIFLIAAPASGDSDHLKILAALARRLVHESFRTSIKQAPDAVTVADIVTREVVPS; encoded by the coding sequence GTGAGCACCAACCCTCTGATCACCCCCGAGCTCGTCGCGCTCGACATCGTCGCGACCGACCGTGACGACGTCACGCGTCAGCTCATCGACCTGCTCGCCGCTGCCGGCCGGGTGACCGACGCGGACGGTTTCCACGCCGACGTGCGGGCGCGCGAGGCGCAGATGGCGACCGGCATGCCCGGTGGGATCGGCCTGCCGCACGCCCGCTCGGAGCACGTGACAGTCCCGAGCCTGGCTGTCGGTCGCGTCCCGTCAGGCGTCGACTTCGGCGCGCCGGACGGTCCGGCCACGCTGATCTTCCTGATCGCGGCACCTGCGAGCGGTGACTCCGATCACCTGAAGATCCTGGCCGCGCTCGCGCGCCGGCTGGTCCACGAGTCGTTCCGCACATCGATCAAGCAGGCCCCTGATGCCGTCACGGTCGCCGACATCGTCACACGAGAGGTGGTCCCGTCATGA
- a CDS encoding PTS lactose transporter subunit IIB — protein MTTIDGSTVHKVVVACDAGMGSSVMLASTVRKQLAKQGVTVEHTSIQNIPQDADVILTHAGLADRARRIAGDTPVVAFNLFLGDPAVTRVVTAIQKGQTIDVG, from the coding sequence ATGACCACCATCGACGGTTCGACGGTGCACAAGGTCGTCGTCGCGTGCGACGCCGGGATGGGCAGCAGCGTCATGCTGGCCAGCACCGTGCGCAAGCAGCTCGCGAAGCAGGGCGTGACCGTGGAGCACACCTCGATCCAGAACATCCCGCAGGACGCCGACGTCATCCTGACGCACGCCGGCCTGGCCGATCGTGCCCGACGGATCGCCGGAGACACCCCGGTCGTCGCGTTCAACCTGTTCCTCGGCGACCCGGCCGTGACGCGTGTCGTCACGGCCATCCAGAAGGGTCAGACGATCGATGTCGGTTGA
- a CDS encoding GuaB3 family IMP dehydrogenase-related protein produces MSNEIEIGRGKRGRRAYSFDDVAVVPSRRTRDPEEVSVGWQIDAYHFDLPIVAAPMDSVMSPETAVALGRFGGLGVLDLEGLWTRYEDPVPLLAEIAALDGASATARMQQIYAAPIIPELITQRLQEIRRAGVTVAGALSPQRTQQYWKHVVDAGVDLFVIRGTTVSAEHVSGRAEPLNLKRFIYELDVPVIVGGASTYTAALHLMRTGAAGVLVGFGGGAAHTTRVTLGIHAPMASAVADVAAARRDYLDESGGRYVHVIADGGVGRSGDLVKAVACGADAVMVGAALARAAEAPGAGWHWGPEAHHPQLPRGERVEVGTAGTLEEILFGPGRQADGTLNLVGALRRALATTGYSDLKEFQRVEVVVSPYQPH; encoded by the coding sequence GTGAGCAACGAGATCGAGATCGGCCGCGGCAAGCGCGGTCGCCGGGCCTACTCCTTCGACGACGTCGCCGTGGTGCCCTCGCGCCGCACGCGCGATCCCGAGGAGGTCTCGGTCGGCTGGCAGATCGACGCCTACCACTTCGACCTGCCGATCGTCGCCGCGCCGATGGACTCGGTGATGAGCCCGGAGACGGCTGTGGCCCTCGGCAGGTTCGGCGGCCTGGGTGTGCTCGACCTCGAGGGTCTCTGGACCCGGTACGAGGACCCCGTGCCGCTGCTCGCCGAGATCGCCGCCCTCGACGGGGCGAGCGCGACGGCCCGCATGCAGCAGATCTACGCGGCGCCGATCATCCCCGAGCTGATCACCCAACGGCTGCAGGAGATCCGCCGTGCCGGCGTGACGGTCGCCGGTGCGCTGTCCCCGCAGCGGACCCAGCAGTACTGGAAGCACGTCGTCGACGCCGGGGTCGACCTGTTCGTCATCCGGGGCACGACCGTCTCGGCCGAGCACGTGTCGGGGCGCGCCGAGCCGCTCAACCTCAAGCGCTTCATCTACGAGCTCGACGTCCCGGTGATCGTCGGCGGGGCCTCGACGTACACCGCCGCGCTGCACCTGATGCGGACCGGCGCGGCCGGCGTCCTGGTCGGCTTCGGCGGTGGCGCGGCGCACACCACGCGGGTCACCCTCGGCATCCACGCGCCGATGGCCAGTGCCGTGGCGGACGTCGCGGCCGCACGCCGTGACTACCTCGACGAGTCGGGCGGCCGCTACGTCCACGTGATCGCCGACGGCGGGGTCGGGCGGTCCGGGGACCTCGTCAAGGCGGTCGCCTGTGGCGCCGACGCCGTGATGGTCGGTGCCGCCCTCGCCAGGGCCGCCGAGGCCCCGGGCGCGGGCTGGCACTGGGGCCCCGAGGCGCACCACCCGCAGCTCCCACGCGGTGAGCGGGTCGAGGTCGGTACCGCCGGCACCCTCGAGGAGATCCTGTTCGGCCCCGGTCGACAGGCGGACGGCACGCTGAACCTGGTCGGTGCGCTCCGCCGGGCGCTCGCGACCACCGGCTACTCCGACCTCAAGGAGTTCCAGCGCGTCGAGGTCGTCGTCTCGCCCTACCAGCCGCACTGA
- a CDS encoding PTS sugar transporter subunit IIA: MSVDPSALLAPGAIRLAERAADKYEAIELCGQALVDCGAVEAAYVPAMRAREDSVSTYIGEGVAIPHATLAGKDAVLRDALCFVRFPDGVDWDGSQVTVCIGIAAKGDGHVDILAELAQILLDPERAAALRAAESAETVLTMLTPAPDDDDPEHTPEGER; the protein is encoded by the coding sequence ATGTCGGTTGACCCCTCCGCCCTGCTCGCGCCAGGCGCCATCCGCCTGGCCGAGCGGGCCGCGGACAAGTACGAGGCGATCGAGCTGTGCGGGCAGGCGCTCGTGGACTGCGGGGCCGTCGAGGCCGCCTACGTCCCGGCGATGCGTGCGCGGGAGGACTCGGTCTCGACCTACATCGGCGAGGGCGTGGCGATCCCGCACGCGACCCTCGCCGGCAAGGACGCCGTCCTGCGCGACGCCCTGTGCTTCGTGCGCTTCCCCGACGGCGTGGACTGGGACGGCTCCCAGGTCACCGTCTGCATCGGCATCGCGGCCAAGGGTGACGGCCACGTCGACATCCTCGCCGAGCTCGCGCAGATCCTGCTCGACCCCGAGCGCGCCGCCGCGCTGCGCGCCGCCGAGAGCGCCGAGACGGTGCTCACCATGCTCACCCCCGCTCCGGACGACGATGATCCCGAGCACACCCCTGAAGGAGAACGATGA